From Brevibacillus marinus, a single genomic window includes:
- a CDS encoding ABC transporter permease: MNNASSADELFQDELFQPLVRRPEVETAVPVISYRRQAFHKLVRNKLAMTGLSIIVLLVIMAGIGPHLVPYSYSDQSILEAKQSLSAAHWFGTDDLGRDIFTRVWYGARVSLAIGFIAAAIDLLIGVLVGGIAGYMAGRGKLGGLIDNLLMRLIEVLYGLPYLLVVTLLMVVMKPGILSIIVALSATGWVGMARMVRGQLLQVRNQEYVLAAQVLGATFPRILFRHLLPNVSGVIIVNLTFTIPSAIFAESFLSFLGIGVQAPMASWGTMANEALGVILTGDWWRLFFPALMISMTMFAFNVFGDGLQDALDPQIRR, from the coding sequence ATGAATAACGCATCCTCTGCCGATGAGCTTTTCCAAGATGAGCTTTTCCAACCATTGGTTCGCAGGCCAGAGGTTGAAACCGCTGTTCCCGTGATCAGCTATCGCCGGCAGGCGTTTCACAAATTGGTCCGCAACAAGTTGGCAATGACCGGTTTGTCGATCATTGTTCTGTTGGTCATCATGGCGGGGATTGGTCCTCACCTCGTGCCGTACAGCTATTCCGATCAGAGCATTTTGGAAGCCAAACAGTCTTTGTCCGCCGCCCACTGGTTTGGCACGGATGATTTGGGCCGCGACATCTTTACGAGGGTCTGGTATGGCGCGCGGGTCTCGCTTGCGATTGGCTTTATTGCCGCAGCGATCGATCTGCTGATCGGCGTTCTGGTAGGAGGCATCGCCGGCTACATGGCGGGGCGAGGCAAGCTCGGCGGGTTGATTGACAATTTGCTCATGCGGCTGATCGAGGTGCTGTACGGCCTGCCTTATCTGTTGGTGGTTACGCTGCTCATGGTCGTCATGAAGCCGGGCATTCTCAGTATCATTGTCGCTTTGTCCGCGACCGGCTGGGTCGGCATGGCCCGCATGGTTCGCGGGCAGCTGCTGCAGGTCCGCAATCAGGAATACGTGCTGGCTGCCCAGGTGCTGGGAGCGACGTTCCCGCGCATTTTATTCCGCCATCTGCTGCCAAATGTCTCGGGGGTCATCATCGTGAATCTGACCTTCACGATCCCCTCCGCCATCTTTGCCGAATCCTTTCTGAGCTTCCTGGGAATCGGCGTTCAGGCGCCGATGGCGAGCTGGGGGACGATGGCCAACGAAGCGCTCGGCGTTATTTTGACCGGAGACTGGTGGCGACTCTTTTTTCCGGCACTCATGATTTCGATGACCATGTTTGCCTTTAACGTATTCGGTGACGGCCTGCAGGACGCCCTCGATCCACAAATACGTCGCTAG
- a CDS encoding ABC transporter ATP-binding protein, which produces MTNTLVEVRNLSKHFSLPGKGALKAVNGVSLRIYEGETLGLVGESGCGKSTLGRTLVRLYEPTSGEALFAGKDIHRLKGRELKQFQRSVQMIFQDPHASLNPRMTVGEIIAEGLEIHHYPKKERAERVAELLHLVGLRKEHAHRFPHEFSGGQRQRIGIARALAVNPRFIVADEPISALDVSIQAQIVNLLADLQSEMKLTYLFISHDLAMVKYISTRIAVMYLGQIVELADSSELCDKPLHPYTTALLSAIPVPDPTAARERIILKGDIPSPAESRSGCVFHSRCPVAMAHCAVQAPPWKEAGPRHWVACHLYS; this is translated from the coding sequence ATGACGAACACGCTGGTCGAGGTCCGAAACCTGAGCAAACACTTCTCCTTGCCCGGCAAAGGAGCGCTGAAGGCCGTCAACGGCGTAAGCCTCAGGATCTACGAAGGGGAAACGCTGGGACTCGTCGGGGAAAGCGGATGCGGAAAGTCTACACTGGGGAGGACGCTGGTCAGGCTGTATGAACCGACGTCGGGGGAAGCGCTGTTTGCCGGGAAAGACATTCATCGACTGAAGGGCCGGGAGCTGAAACAGTTCCAGCGCAGCGTGCAGATGATCTTCCAGGATCCACATGCGAGCTTGAATCCCCGGATGACCGTCGGAGAGATTATTGCCGAAGGGTTGGAAATCCACCACTACCCGAAAAAAGAACGTGCCGAGCGAGTAGCGGAACTGCTGCATTTGGTCGGATTGCGGAAGGAGCACGCCCACCGCTTCCCCCATGAGTTCAGCGGCGGGCAGCGGCAGCGAATCGGGATTGCCCGGGCGCTTGCCGTGAATCCGCGCTTCATTGTGGCTGACGAACCGATCTCCGCGCTGGATGTCTCGATACAGGCGCAGATCGTGAACCTGCTGGCAGATCTGCAGAGCGAGATGAAGCTGACGTATTTGTTCATCTCCCATGATCTGGCCATGGTGAAGTACATCTCGACGCGGATCGCCGTTATGTATCTCGGTCAGATTGTGGAGCTGGCTGACAGCAGCGAGCTGTGCGACAAGCCGCTCCACCCTTACACGACGGCGCTGCTGTCAGCGATCCCGGTTCCCGATCCGACCGCCGCGCGGGAACGCATCATTCTCAAGGGAGACATCCCGAGCCCTGCGGAATCGCGGAGTGGCTGCGTGTTCCATTCCCGTTGTCCGGTAGCGATGGCGCACTGCGCCGTGCAGGCGCCGCCATGGAAAGAAGCGGGGCCCAGACACTGGGTAGCTTGCCATTTATACTCATGA
- a CDS encoding ABC transporter permease: protein MIRYIGKKIIIMLITLWFIVTLTFILMHRIPGDPFASESDQLPPQILENLRAKYHLDEPLHVQYLQYLKNLALLDFGPSIKSETRGVNDMIKDGFFPSALIGLQATVIALVFGVLLGILAALHRGRWLDYVATVLAVAGVSLPSFIMAPLLIDLFAVKFPLLPVAMFTSWQHSILPSIALSFGPMAIIARYTRTSMIEVFHQNYIRTAEARGLSTWEIVWKHGIRNAILPVVTFLGPLVATLLTGTFVVEKIFAIPGMGKYFVDGIFNRDYPVILGTTVFYSMILIVMLFLIDICYSLIDPRIRITHAGGKRS, encoded by the coding sequence ATGATTCGTTATATAGGCAAAAAAATCATCATCATGCTGATTACCTTGTGGTTCATTGTGACGCTGACGTTCATCCTGATGCACCGCATCCCGGGAGATCCCTTTGCTTCTGAATCGGACCAGCTGCCGCCGCAGATTCTTGAGAATCTGCGGGCGAAGTATCACTTGGATGAGCCGTTGCACGTTCAATACCTGCAGTACTTGAAGAACCTGGCCCTGCTTGATTTCGGTCCGTCGATCAAATCGGAGACACGCGGCGTCAATGACATGATCAAAGACGGCTTCTTCCCGTCGGCGCTGATCGGCCTGCAGGCGACCGTCATCGCGCTGGTGTTCGGCGTGCTGCTGGGAATTTTGGCTGCGCTCCATCGAGGGAGATGGTTGGATTATGTAGCGACGGTCTTGGCGGTCGCCGGGGTGTCCCTGCCCAGCTTCATCATGGCGCCGCTGTTGATCGACTTGTTTGCCGTCAAGTTTCCCCTTTTGCCTGTTGCCATGTTCACCAGCTGGCAGCATTCCATCCTTCCCTCGATTGCGCTTTCGTTCGGACCGATGGCGATCATTGCCCGATACACGCGGACGAGCATGATCGAGGTGTTCCATCAAAATTACATCCGCACGGCGGAAGCGAGAGGGCTCAGCACATGGGAGATTGTCTGGAAACATGGCATTCGGAACGCCATTTTGCCGGTTGTCACCTTCCTTGGCCCTTTGGTCGCGACGCTGTTAACGGGGACGTTCGTGGTCGAGAAAATCTTCGCCATTCCGGGGATGGGCAAGTATTTCGTCGATGGGATCTTCAATCGGGACTATCCGGTTATTCTCGGGACGACGGTGTTTTACAGCATGATTTTGATCGTGATGCTGTTTCTCATCGATATCTGCTACAGCTTGATTGACCCGCGAATCAGGATCACGCACGCAGGGGGGAAAAGGTCATGA
- a CDS encoding ABC transporter ATP-binding protein, giving the protein MKTNLLEIEDLKVSFPIHGGIIQAVRGVTFHLKQGETLALVGESGCGKSTVARAIMGLIPGKGGGGIQGSIRFAGQELVGLNVKELRQIRGRKIAMISQDPMTSLDPTMKIGKQVVAGYARSKRLRKSEEREKAVELLEMVGIPDPRRRIGQYPHQFSGGMRQRALIAAALASGPQLLIADEPTTALDVTIQAQILELLKQLQVEQRLSVLLITHDLGIVAQIAHRVAVMYAGKIVETARVTDLFARPKHPYTYGLLQSIPRIEDTVKRRLTPIEGSPPDLLSPPSGCPFTPRCPYAMNICAQQHPLMTSFANGQQAACWLHDPRAPRVERFVAAGRETE; this is encoded by the coding sequence GTGAAAACAAATCTGCTGGAAATAGAGGATCTAAAGGTTAGCTTTCCGATTCATGGGGGCATAATCCAAGCGGTGAGAGGCGTGACGTTCCACCTGAAGCAGGGGGAGACACTGGCGCTCGTAGGCGAGAGCGGATGCGGCAAAAGCACGGTAGCGCGGGCCATTATGGGCCTGATCCCCGGCAAAGGCGGCGGGGGCATCCAGGGTTCCATTCGGTTCGCGGGACAGGAGTTGGTCGGCTTGAACGTGAAGGAGCTGCGCCAGATTCGGGGCAGGAAAATCGCCATGATCTCGCAAGACCCGATGACCTCGCTGGATCCGACGATGAAGATCGGCAAGCAGGTCGTGGCCGGCTATGCAAGAAGCAAGCGGCTGAGGAAAAGCGAAGAACGAGAGAAAGCGGTGGAGCTGCTGGAAATGGTGGGCATTCCTGATCCCCGCAGAAGAATCGGCCAGTATCCGCACCAATTCAGCGGGGGGATGCGGCAGCGCGCCTTGATTGCCGCTGCGCTTGCCAGCGGTCCGCAGCTGCTCATCGCAGACGAACCTACAACCGCATTGGATGTGACGATTCAAGCGCAGATTCTGGAGCTGCTGAAGCAGCTGCAGGTTGAACAACGACTGTCCGTGCTTTTGATCACCCACGACCTGGGCATTGTCGCCCAGATCGCCCACAGAGTGGCCGTCATGTATGCGGGGAAGATCGTGGAGACGGCCCGCGTCACCGATTTGTTCGCACGGCCGAAGCATCCGTACACGTACGGCTTGCTGCAATCGATTCCGCGGATCGAAGATACCGTCAAGCGGCGTCTCACGCCCATTGAGGGCAGTCCGCCCGATCTGCTCTCGCCGCCCAGTGGCTGTCCTTTTACGCCGCGATGTCCGTATGCGATGAACATCTGCGCGCAGCAGCATCCGCTCATGACCTCCTTTGCCAACGGTCAGCAAGCGGCCTGCTGGCTTCATGACCCGCGCGCACCGCGCGTTGAGCGGTTCGTGGCAGCGGGGAGGGAAACGGAATGA
- a CDS encoding LysR family transcriptional regulator, whose product MNIENIEAFVYVVHYESFNKAAEALFLTQPSITSRIQSLERELNCLLFERVGKKILLTEKGKQFLPYAQHMLQSYQLAKLKLQEQKTLPNEMRIGCTLSASNYLIPKLIVELKKRYPAMQFTVVTASSEEILSKVLNGELDFGFVRKVTHPQIYSAKLLEDPIRLYTNENHPFVSKQQVSLEEVGQQSLVFFECGSLDWRRIHRLFENLDVLPRIEYQVDNVETAKKLVSSGAGIGFLPSICVQQEVQEKKLFPVHVPEISNIFLQTHVISLNERYNAFFQDLLEIGKRLD is encoded by the coding sequence GTGAACATTGAAAATATTGAGGCATTTGTCTACGTCGTGCATTACGAAAGCTTTAACAAAGCGGCGGAAGCGCTGTTCTTAACCCAGCCATCGATTACCTCACGAATCCAGTCTTTGGAGCGAGAGTTGAACTGCCTGCTCTTTGAGCGTGTCGGGAAGAAGATTCTCCTCACCGAGAAGGGGAAGCAGTTCCTCCCTTACGCGCAGCACATGCTGCAATCGTACCAGCTGGCCAAGCTGAAACTGCAAGAGCAGAAAACACTTCCCAACGAGATGAGGATCGGCTGTACCTTATCCGCATCCAACTATCTGATTCCCAAGTTAATCGTAGAGCTCAAAAAAAGGTATCCCGCCATGCAATTCACTGTCGTCACCGCTTCCAGCGAAGAGATTCTAAGCAAGGTGCTGAATGGAGAGCTGGACTTCGGGTTCGTTCGCAAGGTGACGCATCCGCAGATTTATTCCGCGAAATTATTGGAGGACCCGATCCGGCTGTATACCAATGAAAATCATCCGTTCGTCAGCAAGCAGCAAGTCTCGCTGGAGGAAGTCGGCCAGCAATCCCTCGTCTTCTTCGAGTGCGGCTCGCTGGACTGGCGGCGCATCCATCGTTTGTTTGAGAACCTGGATGTGCTGCCGCGCATCGAGTATCAGGTGGACAACGTGGAGACGGCCAAGAAGCTGGTCAGCAGTGGAGCGGGAATCGGTTTTTTGCCTTCCATCTGCGTTCAGCAAGAAGTGCAGGAGAAGAAGCTGTTCCCGGTGCATGTCCCGGAAATCTCGAACATCTTTTTGCAGACCCATGTCATTTCGCTGAATGAAAGGTATAACGCCTTTTTCCAGGATTTGCTGGAGATCGGCAAACGTCTCGATTGA